A genomic segment from Halomonas sp. GD1P12 encodes:
- a CDS encoding YfcC family protein, translating into MKETPNSIEADAQPVKKKRAMPDVFIILFGFMVLVLIASYIVPAGTYERTVENGLTQVDTESFRYITGDSLSVMDLFTAMHNGLVAASTLVFLILIVGGVLKVIETTGAISAGIHRLIAMAKGRQNVLIWIFCGTFATLASVGVGANLAIAFIPIGLFLARSMKLDPVVGVAIIFLGSYAGFGAGVFDPTVTVTGQTIAELPLFSGFVYRGAIFVVFLGITAAYICRYAKRIKQDPTASVMGAEAFADAQAGREPDEITAFNLTHKLVLGLFVFGFGLFIFGAFNYGWSIPQLSATFLMMGVATACIARISPNDFIKRLMSGAGDVLYGALVVGVAAAVIVLLRQAQLIDTIVHSVATSLDGHGKVMAMELLYGFNLLFNGLITSGTGQAAIVMPIMVPIGDMLEVTRQATFITFKLGDAVTNIVTPLSGTLMACLAIARVSYVEWFRFVLPLVLLWIVTGALFVGVAVAINYGPF; encoded by the coding sequence ATGAAAGAGACGCCGAATTCTATCGAGGCGGACGCGCAGCCGGTGAAGAAAAAGCGCGCCATGCCGGATGTATTCATTATCCTGTTCGGTTTCATGGTGCTGGTACTGATCGCGTCCTACATCGTGCCCGCCGGCACCTACGAACGAACGGTCGAAAACGGGCTGACCCAGGTCGATACCGAGAGCTTTCGCTATATCACCGGGGATTCGCTCAGCGTAATGGACCTTTTTACCGCCATGCACAACGGGCTGGTGGCGGCTTCGACGCTGGTATTTCTGATTTTGATCGTGGGCGGCGTGCTCAAGGTCATCGAAACCACCGGGGCGATCAGCGCCGGTATTCACCGTTTGATCGCGATGGCCAAAGGCCGCCAGAACGTGCTGATCTGGATCTTTTGTGGCACGTTCGCCACGCTCGCCTCGGTGGGCGTGGGCGCGAACCTGGCGATCGCGTTCATTCCCATCGGGCTCTTTTTGGCGCGTTCGATGAAGCTCGACCCGGTGGTGGGCGTCGCCATCATCTTTTTGGGCTCCTACGCGGGCTTTGGCGCAGGCGTGTTCGACCCCACCGTGACGGTGACCGGGCAAACCATCGCCGAGCTTCCGCTGTTTTCCGGCTTTGTCTACCGCGGCGCCATCTTTGTGGTGTTTTTGGGAATCACAGCCGCTTACATCTGCCGCTACGCTAAACGCATCAAGCAGGATCCGACGGCCAGCGTCATGGGAGCCGAGGCCTTCGCAGATGCTCAGGCTGGCCGAGAGCCGGACGAGATCACGGCCTTTAACCTGACCCACAAGCTGGTGCTTGGACTGTTCGTCTTTGGTTTCGGGCTCTTTATCTTTGGCGCGTTCAACTACGGTTGGAGCATCCCGCAGCTCTCCGCCACCTTTTTGATGATGGGCGTGGCGACGGCCTGCATCGCGAGAATTTCGCCCAACGACTTCATCAAGCGGCTGATGAGTGGCGCGGGTGACGTGCTTTACGGGGCGCTGGTGGTCGGCGTGGCGGCTGCGGTGATCGTGCTGCTGCGCCAGGCACAGCTGATCGATACCATCGTGCACAGCGTGGCCACCTCGCTCGATGGCCACGGCAAGGTAATGGCCATGGAACTTCTGTACGGCTTCAACCTGCTGTTCAACGGGCTGATTACCTCGGGTACCGGTCAGGCAGCCATCGTCATGCCGATCATGGTGCCGATCGGGGACATGCTCGAAGTGACGCGCCAGGCCACCTTCATCACCTTCAAGCTCGGCGATGCGGTGACCAATATCGTTACCCCGCTTTCCGGTACGCTGATGGCGTGTCTGGCCATCGCCCGGGTCTCGTACGTGGAGTGGTTCAGGTTCGTGCTGCCGCTGGTGCTGCTCTGGATCGTCACCGGTGCGCTCTTCGTCGGCGTGGCCGTGGCGATCAACTACGGTCCTTTCTAG
- a CDS encoding YdgA family protein has protein sequence MAVSSKALVIVGAVVVVGAGGYLGAQAIVGNEVEKSLNQAFERIDASPGWRVTDIEIDRSLFETNARATLGAVGFEDATAALDLHVDHGVLKSPVTGTLHPNETLFEGDIDIDMVASWSGVEGQLTADTLGFKEFDGEATGVVMALDIEDDTRWHVDTRIEALGFTYVDGSVVRLTTPRFEMDTRGDEGSEVVQRLELPRAEIATQGLNIYLDDVVFDALTQPSAELDDNPRRVDQAGTFKVADVGVDGTSMGSLSMEIAAERWDMQAFQDYNEAFAMLSAQNYRRERDPASFDEARYRESLTQAIDNGYTVLASSPAVSIDPLNAHIVVPALNLDFKPQLKIDMGFDGENLSKEALFSLARHTDTPARELITPQNAPMSEAQANAYFSERVHFEASMVTPPEAVMDELPLMARFLIDAEREQQTLKWEQGQLTLNGETLF, from the coding sequence ATGGCCGTTAGTTCGAAAGCGCTGGTGATCGTGGGCGCCGTGGTCGTGGTGGGCGCGGGGGGCTATCTCGGCGCTCAGGCGATCGTGGGCAATGAAGTGGAAAAATCGCTGAACCAGGCGTTCGAGCGCATCGACGCCTCGCCTGGCTGGCGCGTCACGGACATCGAGATCGACCGCTCGCTTTTCGAAACCAACGCGCGTGCCACGCTCGGCGCCGTCGGTTTCGAAGACGCCACCGCCGCGCTCGATCTGCACGTGGATCACGGTGTGCTCAAAAGCCCGGTGACCGGCACTCTGCACCCGAATGAGACACTTTTCGAAGGCGATATCGATATCGACATGGTCGCCTCCTGGAGCGGGGTCGAGGGACAGCTCACCGCCGATACGCTGGGCTTTAAGGAGTTCGACGGCGAGGCCACCGGCGTGGTGATGGCGCTCGATATCGAGGACGACACACGCTGGCACGTCGATACGCGCATCGAGGCACTCGGGTTTACCTACGTCGATGGCTCGGTCGTGCGCCTCACCACGCCGCGTTTCGAAATGGATACCCGCGGCGATGAAGGCAGCGAGGTGGTGCAGCGACTCGAGCTTCCCCGCGCAGAAATTGCGACCCAAGGGCTCAACATCTATTTGGACGACGTCGTGTTTGATGCCCTGACGCAGCCCTCCGCCGAACTCGACGACAACCCCCGGCGGGTCGATCAAGCCGGCACCTTCAAAGTGGCAGATGTCGGCGTTGACGGGACATCGATGGGCAGCCTATCGATGGAGATCGCCGCCGAGCGCTGGGACATGCAAGCGTTTCAGGACTATAACGAAGCTTTTGCCATGCTGAGTGCCCAGAACTATCGTCGCGAGCGAGACCCGGCAAGCTTCGACGAGGCGCGCTACCGCGAGTCGCTGACTCAAGCAATCGACAACGGCTACACGGTGTTGGCCAGCAGCCCCGCAGTCAGTATCGACCCGCTGAACGCCCATATCGTCGTGCCGGCGCTGAATCTCGATTTTAAACCGCAGTTGAAGATCGACATGGGCTTCGACGGTGAGAATCTCTCGAAAGAGGCGCTTTTTAGTCTCGCCCGCCATACCGATACGCCGGCACGCGAGCTCATCACACCTCAAAATGCCCCCATGAGCGAAGCGCAAGCCAACGCCTACTTCAGTGAGCGCGTCCATTTCGAGGCCAGCATGGTCACCCCGCCGGAAGCGGTGATGGATGAGCTTCCGCTGATGGCACGCTTTTTGATCGACGCCGAGCGTGAGCAACAAACGCTCAAGTGGGAGCAGGGCCAACTGACCCTCAACGGGGAGACGCTGTTTTAG
- a CDS encoding SEC-C metal-binding domain-containing protein, producing MLAVWVDQLLGFASGALSAIRQQEHYPDFMTWVRARGAEFFNGDIATAQALAPILWSQAPLERLDFASEPLATPGRNEPCWCDSGRKYKQCCQRVDFPTDIPAQMMWMLSLKEWKGATLKAALDSRCAPAQALLEAGLIAAESGQTGRAMQILESLFDGSDWSRLPDQAEPAFEILLDIYQERGFTRKRADLLDEVMERGPLFLRGVALERLCLMHLDNDDLDSARGAFIKAMQALPDSPTLAYIEAMLLLHEGHEEEAKERADFWYRRLSRQGGLDEEQLEFLSALADNPGATLADQLLSAEEDLATPLISLQSLLAALPIAPKLDIKPSEDGERLHYTTTAREETLFAAWHEQFQVWVDDDVALGFRDDPWGNAVEWMSELCAHPEWLDAPQVVQDVTLALTSRFGSLPWMAPSLLEPLAVRLSRWLQQARAAGEGSLCWDDAHNVMLLRTGLALVVGMERGARQHSRELAEELLAIDREDSLGLKELVLDQLLRDDRNQEALTLTEACEKDDGSQVLGLLMGRTLAFYRLGEYEAAENALGLAMAHNRYALELLCAESPKPSHPHADGQVDPGSRAEAWQYRTLMRDQWRTTKGALEWLEQRRSKAKTS from the coding sequence ATGCTGGCGGTATGGGTCGATCAACTGCTGGGTTTTGCCTCAGGGGCACTCTCGGCAATCAGACAGCAGGAACACTACCCGGATTTCATGACCTGGGTGCGCGCCCGCGGCGCCGAGTTTTTCAACGGCGATATCGCCACCGCCCAAGCGCTGGCGCCGATTCTATGGTCCCAGGCGCCGCTCGAGCGTTTGGATTTCGCCAGCGAACCCCTGGCCACGCCCGGACGCAACGAGCCCTGCTGGTGTGATTCCGGTCGCAAGTACAAGCAGTGCTGCCAGCGCGTCGATTTCCCGACCGACATTCCGGCCCAGATGATGTGGATGCTCTCGCTCAAGGAGTGGAAGGGCGCCACGCTCAAGGCCGCTCTCGACAGCCGCTGCGCCCCGGCTCAGGCGCTGCTCGAAGCCGGGCTGATCGCCGCCGAAAGCGGCCAGACCGGCCGCGCCATGCAGATTCTCGAGTCGCTGTTTGACGGCAGCGACTGGTCGCGCCTGCCCGACCAGGCCGAACCTGCCTTTGAAATCCTGCTCGATATTTACCAGGAGCGCGGCTTCACCCGCAAGCGCGCCGACCTGCTCGACGAGGTCATGGAGCGCGGCCCGCTGTTTCTGCGCGGCGTGGCGCTCGAACGGCTGTGCCTGATGCATCTGGACAACGACGATCTCGACAGCGCCCGCGGCGCCTTCATCAAAGCGATGCAGGCGCTGCCGGACTCGCCGACGCTTGCTTACATCGAGGCCATGCTGCTGCTCCACGAAGGCCACGAGGAGGAAGCGAAGGAGCGCGCCGACTTCTGGTACCGTCGACTTTCGCGCCAGGGCGGGCTCGACGAGGAGCAGCTCGAGTTTCTGTCGGCGCTGGCGGACAACCCCGGCGCGACCCTCGCCGATCAGCTGTTGAGCGCCGAGGAAGATCTGGCCACGCCGCTGATTTCGCTGCAGTCGCTGCTGGCCGCACTCCCCATCGCGCCAAAGCTCGATATCAAGCCTTCCGAAGACGGCGAGCGCCTTCACTACACCACCACCGCCCGCGAAGAGACGCTCTTCGCTGCCTGGCACGAGCAGTTTCAGGTGTGGGTCGACGACGACGTGGCGCTGGGTTTTCGCGACGACCCCTGGGGTAACGCGGTGGAGTGGATGTCCGAGCTCTGCGCTCACCCGGAGTGGCTCGACGCCCCCCAGGTCGTGCAGGATGTGACCCTGGCGCTGACCAGCCGCTTTGGCAGCCTTCCCTGGATGGCGCCGAGCCTACTGGAGCCGCTGGCGGTGCGGCTTTCGCGCTGGCTGCAGCAGGCGCGCGCTGCCGGTGAGGGAAGTCTTTGTTGGGACGACGCTCACAACGTCATGCTGCTGCGCACCGGCCTTGCGCTGGTGGTCGGCATGGAGCGCGGCGCCCGGCAACACTCCCGCGAACTCGCCGAGGAGCTTTTGGCGATCGACCGCGAGGATAGCCTCGGCCTCAAGGAGCTGGTGCTCGACCAGCTCTTGCGCGACGACCGCAACCAGGAGGCGCTCACGCTCACCGAAGCATGTGAAAAGGACGACGGCTCCCAGGTGCTGGGGCTTTTAATGGGGCGCACGCTGGCGTTCTACCGTTTGGGTGAGTACGAGGCCGCCGAGAACGCGCTGGGGTTGGCGATGGCCCACAACCGTTACGCGCTGGAGCTTCTGTGCGCCGAGAGCCCGAAGCCCTCGCACCCCCACGCCGACGGGCAGGTCGATCCGGGCTCGCGCGCCGAGGCGTGGCAGTACCGCACGCTGATGCGCGATCAGTGGCGCACTACCAAAGGGGCGCTCGAATGGCTCGAACAGCGCCGGTCAAAGGCCAAGACGTCCTGA
- a CDS encoding group I truncated hemoglobin has protein sequence MTQTPTHAYRYQARRALQTAALITILLSLGGCAHTAPSTTLYERLGGESGIEAVVERFLYRVADDPELVGFFANTNIDHLAGSLANQFCAVSNGPCRYEGPPMERAHQNMGITDAHFNQLVEHLAAALREENIALGAQNELLGRLAPMHADVMRYQ, from the coding sequence ATGACACAAACTCCCACCCATGCGTATCGATATCAGGCGCGGCGCGCTCTTCAGACAGCGGCGCTGATCACGATCCTCTTGAGCCTTGGCGGCTGCGCCCACACCGCCCCATCGACCACGCTTTACGAGCGCTTGGGCGGTGAAAGCGGGATCGAGGCAGTAGTCGAACGCTTTCTCTATCGCGTCGCCGATGACCCTGAACTGGTCGGTTTTTTCGCCAACACCAATATTGACCACTTGGCCGGCTCGCTTGCCAACCAGTTTTGCGCCGTCAGCAACGGGCCATGCCGCTACGAGGGTCCGCCGATGGAGCGCGCCCACCAGAACATGGGGATTACCGATGCCCACTTCAATCAGCTGGTCGAGCATCTGGCGGCCGCGCTGCGCGAAGAGAACATAGCGCTTGGGGCGCAAAACGAACTGCTTGGCCGTTTGGCCCCGATGCACGCTGACGTCATGCGCTATCAATAG
- a CDS encoding AmpG family muropeptide MFS transporter: MAIPTPRRSWKSALAVYFCAPVMTMLFLGFSAGLPFLLVFSTLSAWLRSDGVEVAAIGFFSWIGILYSIKFFWAPVVDRLELPVLGRMLGQRRGWMLLAQALIAAGLVGMAGVDPVGNLGLVAAFALLVAFGSATQDIAVDAYRIESANDDLQAAMSSTYIIGYRCGLIAAGAGALYLAAHYSWQIAYLGMAGLMAVGALTVLIRPEPPRAALSIQLVREPSVRAFLRQSRGRPKWLRRITAWAIGAVVCPFLDFFRRFGVKALGLLVFIAVFRISDLAMGSMANPLYIDLGFSLETIAAVTNIFGIAMSIAGGILGGLLVARYGIGPLLIGGAAFVMMTNLLFTALSLIGDAVPMLVVTIIGDNLANGLASAVFIAFLSSLTSKAYTATQYALFSSLMTLPGKFLSGFGGLVVASHGYATFFVVATVLGLPAVLLAVWVNRDRDLFGAPKR; encoded by the coding sequence ATGGCAATCCCTACCCCCAGGCGCAGTTGGAAAAGCGCTCTGGCTGTCTATTTCTGTGCGCCGGTCATGACCATGCTGTTTTTGGGATTTTCCGCCGGGCTCCCCTTTCTGCTGGTGTTTTCCACGCTGTCGGCCTGGCTTCGAAGCGACGGCGTCGAGGTCGCCGCCATCGGCTTTTTCTCCTGGATCGGCATTCTCTACTCGATCAAATTCTTCTGGGCACCGGTGGTCGACCGCCTGGAGCTACCGGTACTCGGCCGCATGCTTGGCCAGCGCCGGGGCTGGATGCTGCTGGCCCAGGCGTTGATCGCCGCAGGGCTCGTGGGCATGGCCGGCGTCGACCCGGTAGGCAACCTGGGCCTGGTAGCGGCGTTTGCGCTGCTGGTCGCCTTTGGCTCCGCCACTCAGGATATCGCCGTGGACGCCTACCGGATCGAGTCGGCCAACGACGACCTGCAGGCGGCGATGTCCTCGACCTACATCATCGGCTACCGCTGCGGCCTGATTGCCGCCGGCGCCGGGGCGCTCTATCTCGCGGCGCACTACTCCTGGCAGATCGCGTACCTTGGCATGGCCGGGCTCATGGCGGTGGGCGCGCTGACCGTGCTGATTCGCCCGGAGCCGCCGCGCGCCGCGCTTTCGATTCAGCTCGTACGCGAACCCAGCGTGCGCGCGTTTTTGCGCCAAAGCCGCGGCCGGCCGAAGTGGCTTCGGCGCATCACCGCCTGGGCGATCGGCGCGGTGGTATGCCCGTTTCTCGATTTCTTTCGCCGCTTCGGGGTCAAGGCGCTGGGGCTTCTGGTGTTCATTGCGGTGTTTCGAATCAGCGATTTGGCCATGGGCTCGATGGCCAATCCGCTCTATATCGATCTTGGGTTTTCGCTCGAAACCATCGCCGCGGTGACGAACATCTTCGGCATCGCGATGAGCATTGCCGGGGGTATCCTGGGCGGGCTTCTGGTGGCGCGCTACGGTATTGGTCCACTCTTGATCGGCGGCGCCGCGTTCGTCATGATGACCAACCTTCTTTTTACCGCGCTTTCGCTGATCGGCGATGCGGTGCCGATGCTGGTGGTGACCATCATTGGCGATAACCTCGCCAACGGGCTGGCGAGCGCCGTATTCATCGCGTTTTTGTCGAGCTTGACGTCGAAAGCCTATACCGCGACCCAGTACGCGCTCTTTTCATCGCTGATGACGCTGCCGGGCAAGTTTTTAAGCGGGTTTGGCGGGCTGGTGGTGGCAAGCCACGGATACGCCACCTTTTTCGTGGTGGCGACCGTGCTGGGGCTACCGGCGGTACTGCTTGCCGTATGGGTCAATCGGGACCGCGATCTGTTTGGCGCGCCAAAACGCTAG
- a CDS encoding FKBP-type peptidyl-prolyl cis-trans isomerase, with translation MSITPHQVVTLHYVLSDVTQTGAEKVLDDSRARQKPLEYLHAHDNILPGLEHALAGKAPGDTFSITLAPIDAYGLRDEALVKTLARTAFSGAKLAPGSRFQTEGEAGPQIVTVLSVEGDSVRVDMNHPLAGRTLGYRVEVLDVRPASRAELAKGHPLPPGTEHDKVEDRKVL, from the coding sequence GTGTCGATTACGCCCCATCAGGTCGTGACCCTGCACTACGTACTGAGCGACGTTACCCAAACTGGCGCCGAAAAGGTGCTCGATGACTCCCGCGCGCGCCAGAAGCCGCTGGAGTACCTTCACGCCCACGACAATATTCTGCCCGGGCTCGAGCACGCCCTGGCGGGCAAGGCGCCAGGTGATACCTTTAGCATCACGCTGGCCCCCATCGATGCCTACGGGCTGCGCGATGAAGCGCTGGTGAAAACGCTTGCCAGGACGGCCTTTAGCGGCGCCAAGCTCGCCCCCGGCAGCCGTTTTCAAACCGAAGGCGAGGCGGGACCGCAAATCGTCACCGTGCTATCGGTTGAAGGCGACAGCGTGCGCGTTGACATGAACCATCCGTTGGCCGGGCGAACGCTTGGCTACCGGGTCGAGGTGCTCGATGTGAGGCCTGCCAGTCGCGCCGAACTCGCCAAGGGCCATCCGCTGCCCCCGGGAACCGAACACGATAAGGTAGAAGATCGCAAGGTGCTGTAA
- a CDS encoding GNAT family N-acetyltransferase translates to MTTVSLAICQGLAITPHLEALARLRIRVFADYPYLYDGDLAYEAEYLDRYAQNPTSLFVLAFDGDTLVGASTGQPLANEVAEFRAPFEAAGIDPAGVFYYGESVLLHEYRGQGLGKAFMAEREKHARAQGFDTAAFCAVERSPHHPAKPEGYQPLHGFWERLGYRRQASLAARFAWKDIGEREETGKPLVFWLKALD, encoded by the coding sequence ATGACCACCGTTTCTCTCGCCATCTGCCAGGGGCTGGCGATCACGCCGCACCTCGAAGCGCTCGCCCGCCTGCGCATTCGCGTTTTTGCCGATTACCCCTACCTGTACGACGGCGACCTGGCCTATGAGGCCGAGTATCTGGACCGCTACGCGCAGAACCCAACGAGCCTGTTCGTGCTTGCTTTCGATGGCGATACGCTGGTCGGCGCCTCCACGGGCCAGCCGCTGGCCAATGAAGTCGCCGAATTCCGCGCCCCTTTCGAAGCCGCAGGGATCGACCCGGCCGGGGTGTTCTACTACGGCGAGTCGGTGCTGCTGCACGAATACCGCGGTCAGGGGCTTGGCAAGGCGTTCATGGCCGAACGCGAAAAGCACGCCAGGGCTCAGGGGTTCGATACCGCTGCCTTTTGTGCCGTGGAGCGCTCCCCCCACCACCCGGCCAAACCCGAGGGCTACCAACCGCTGCACGGCTTTTGGGAGCGCCTTGGCTATCGCCGCCAGGCCTCGCTTGCCGCGCGCTTTGCCTGGAAGGATATCGGCGAGCGTGAAGAGACCGGGAAGCCGCTGGTGTTCTGGCTCAAGGCGCTGGACTAA
- a CDS encoding DNA topoisomerase III, which yields MRLIIAEKPSLARAIADALPGSGQRLDGAIACGDTTVTWCLGHLLEQAAPEVYDPADKQWRLDRLPIVPGTWKLAPRAKARGQLAVIRKLIKQASEVVHAGDPDREGQLLVQEVIEYLNYRGPVSRLLISDLNRPAVARALSRLKSNAEFQPLFQAAQARSRADWLYGINLTRAWTLTGRQAGHNGVLSVGRVQTPVLGLIVRRDNAIRDFAPYPFYPLWVDLQVAQGQLRAWWVPGERQPLDDQGRLLERAPADTLAAKLPGAEGRLAKLEQSEKRQNAPLPYSLSALQVDAARRFGLSAQTVLDVCQRLYEQHKLITYPRSDCRYLPEEHLPLAQKSLAGACRNDETLAGWLAGADFSLRSKAWNDKQVGAHHALAPTGKPADFSALSNIDGQVFRLIVRNVMAQFYPVLRTFEVKAEFHLLNEAFRARGQSVLAPGWKPLFTTKEDAPPLPPLTQNEPCRALNAGVEEKETRPPEPFTDASLIKAMMNIGRYVEDPEVRRTLRDTDGLGTEATRAGIIETLVQRGYLVRKQKALRATRLGTALISALPNAVSTPERTALWEQRLSAIAEQSDSAPAFQQALIEDLHGLLKQSDAGRLRSSLQTAQGETAAPVKRTTRTRKSGTGSKSTPRRKSTTARKTTRKS from the coding sequence ATGCGCTTGATTATCGCCGAAAAACCCAGCCTCGCCCGGGCCATCGCCGATGCGCTGCCGGGCAGTGGCCAGCGCCTGGACGGCGCCATCGCCTGCGGCGACACCACCGTGACCTGGTGTCTGGGCCATCTTCTTGAACAGGCCGCCCCGGAGGTTTACGACCCCGCCGACAAACAGTGGCGCCTGGACCGGCTGCCGATCGTCCCTGGCACCTGGAAACTGGCGCCGCGCGCCAAGGCCCGCGGCCAGCTCGCCGTGATCCGCAAGCTGATCAAGCAGGCAAGCGAAGTCGTGCACGCCGGCGATCCGGACCGCGAAGGCCAGCTTCTGGTGCAGGAGGTGATCGAGTACCTGAACTACCGCGGGCCGGTATCGCGCCTTTTAATCAGCGACCTGAACCGCCCGGCGGTGGCTCGCGCGCTCTCGAGACTCAAGAGCAACGCCGAGTTCCAGCCGCTCTTTCAGGCTGCCCAGGCACGCTCCCGGGCGGACTGGCTTTACGGGATCAACCTGACCCGCGCCTGGACGCTTACCGGCCGCCAGGCTGGTCACAACGGCGTGCTTTCCGTGGGCCGGGTACAGACGCCGGTGCTCGGGCTGATCGTGCGCCGCGACAACGCCATTCGCGACTTTGCGCCCTACCCGTTCTACCCACTTTGGGTGGATCTCCAGGTGGCACAAGGCCAGCTTCGTGCCTGGTGGGTACCCGGCGAGCGCCAACCGCTGGACGACCAGGGCCGGCTACTCGAGCGCGCCCCGGCGGATACGCTGGCAGCAAAACTCCCCGGCGCCGAGGGCCGGCTTGCCAAACTCGAACAAAGCGAGAAGCGCCAGAACGCGCCGCTGCCCTACTCGCTCTCGGCCCTTCAGGTTGACGCCGCGCGCCGCTTCGGGCTCTCCGCGCAGACGGTGCTCGACGTGTGCCAGCGCCTTTACGAGCAGCACAAACTGATCACCTACCCGCGCTCGGACTGTCGCTACCTGCCCGAAGAGCATCTGCCGCTCGCTCAAAAGAGTTTGGCGGGTGCCTGTCGAAACGATGAAACGCTCGCCGGGTGGCTTGCCGGCGCGGATTTTTCGCTGCGCTCGAAAGCCTGGAACGACAAGCAGGTCGGCGCTCACCACGCCCTGGCCCCAACGGGCAAGCCCGCCGACTTCTCGGCGCTTTCCAACATCGACGGCCAGGTATTTCGCCTGATCGTGCGCAACGTGATGGCGCAATTTTATCCGGTGCTGAGAACCTTCGAGGTCAAGGCGGAGTTTCACCTCTTGAACGAGGCCTTTCGCGCCCGGGGTCAGAGCGTGCTCGCCCCCGGCTGGAAGCCGCTGTTCACCACCAAAGAGGACGCGCCGCCGCTGCCACCGCTGACGCAAAACGAGCCCTGCCGGGCGCTGAATGCCGGCGTGGAGGAGAAAGAGACTCGCCCGCCGGAGCCTTTTACGGACGCCAGCCTGATCAAGGCAATGATGAATATCGGGCGCTACGTGGAGGATCCTGAGGTGCGCCGCACGCTTCGCGACACCGATGGCCTGGGCACCGAGGCGACCCGCGCCGGCATCATCGAAACGCTGGTGCAGCGCGGCTATCTCGTGCGCAAGCAAAAGGCACTGCGCGCAACCCGCTTGGGCACCGCGCTGATCAGCGCCCTACCCAACGCGGTGAGCACACCGGAGCGCACCGCGCTTTGGGAGCAGCGGCTAAGCGCCATCGCCGAGCAAAGCGACAGCGCCCCCGCCTTTCAACAGGCGCTGATCGAAGACCTGCACGGGCTCTTGAAGCAAAGCGATGCTGGCCGGCTGCGTTCGAGCCTGCAAACGGCCCAGGGCGAAACCGCCGCCCCGGTAAAACGCACGACAAGAACGCGAAAGAGCGGCACGGGATCGAAAAGTACGCCTCGGCGTAAAAGCACCACCGCCAGAAAGACGACCCGTAAATCCTGA
- a CDS encoding ABC1 kinase family protein, protein MRDRGRTRRLMGLGARTGGAMLKTRLGGQADWRALGEALFEGLSELKGPAMKMAQMMSQWDDLLPPDLAEELARLQRQAEPMPWPRIREALVLQYGDLDTHFREIEERPFASASMGQVHKAITRDGETVVLKVQYPGLSAVLESDLAQLRRIMRLGRWFKVPQARLDAMFEELAAGLRDELDYQAEARALARYRARYAHDLRLVIPEPLMALSGTHVLAMRFVGGTPLRELESMEDATRQKVAQTLADWITEELFTFGELHADPHAGNFAADAQGRLIIYDFGAVIPVPEDRLMAMMALLKATLEKDAMAMDEAMREMGGRQGQGAPLTLYREAAECVAPLFAPGEQDFGDVRVHRRLRELSPKVWGAMDRLQPPADTLLLSRALNGHYWNLVRLKARLDMHARVTPLLDWAGFAPPER, encoded by the coding sequence ATGCGCGATCGCGGACGAACACGGCGTTTGATGGGCCTTGGCGCCCGCACCGGCGGGGCGATGCTGAAGACCCGGCTGGGCGGTCAGGCGGATTGGCGCGCGCTGGGCGAGGCACTGTTCGAGGGGCTCTCGGAACTCAAGGGCCCGGCCATGAAGATGGCGCAGATGATGTCACAGTGGGACGATCTGTTGCCGCCGGACCTTGCCGAAGAACTTGCCCGCCTGCAGCGTCAGGCCGAGCCGATGCCTTGGCCGCGCATTCGTGAAGCGCTGGTGCTGCAGTACGGCGACCTGGACACCCATTTTCGCGAGATCGAAGAGCGCCCCTTCGCCAGCGCATCCATGGGGCAGGTGCACAAGGCCATCACTCGTGATGGCGAAACCGTCGTGCTCAAGGTTCAGTACCCGGGCCTTTCAGCGGTGCTCGAAAGCGACCTGGCGCAGCTTAGGCGCATCATGCGCCTGGGGCGCTGGTTCAAGGTGCCCCAGGCGCGGCTGGATGCGATGTTCGAGGAGCTCGCCGCCGGGCTTCGCGACGAGCTCGACTATCAGGCCGAGGCCCGAGCGCTCGCGCGCTACCGGGCGCGCTATGCCCATGATCTGCGGCTGGTCATACCCGAGCCGCTGATGGCGCTTTCCGGTACCCACGTGCTCGCCATGCGCTTCGTTGGCGGCACGCCGCTGCGTGAACTCGAAAGCATGGAGGATGCCACGCGCCAAAAGGTAGCGCAGACGCTGGCGGACTGGATCACCGAGGAGCTTTTCACCTTTGGCGAGCTGCACGCCGACCCCCATGCCGGTAATTTCGCCGCCGACGCCCAGGGACGGCTAATCATTTACGATTTCGGCGCGGTGATTCCGGTACCTGAAGATCGGCTCATGGCGATGATGGCGCTGTTGAAGGCAACGCTTGAGAAGGATGCGATGGCCATGGACGAGGCGATGCGCGAGATGGGCGGCCGCCAGGGCCAGGGCGCGCCGCTGACGCTTTACCGCGAAGCCGCCGAGTGCGTGGCTCCGCTGTTCGCGCCTGGCGAGCAGGACTTCGGCGATGTGCGCGTGCATCGGCGCCTGCGCGAGCTTTCGCCCAAGGTATGGGGCGCGATGGATCGGCTGCAGCCGCCGGCGGATACGCTGCTGCTGTCGCGGGCGCTCAACGGCCACTATTGGAATTTGGTACGCCTGAAGGCGCGCCTTGATATGCACGCGCGCGTCACGCCGCTTCTGGACTGGGCCGGCTTCGCGCCGCCCGAGCGGTAA